TGAAAAAGGCGTGTCTGCAGCTCGCAATAGGGGAATCGAACTTGCGACTGGCGAATATATTGCTTTCGTTGATGCGGATGATTGGGTCGATTCGAACGTCTGTGAATTATTTGCCGACTTAAATGCCAAGTATGATTATGATCTTTTTTGCTATTCGGCGCAATATCATAAAAAAAGCAAAACAACCACTACCTATTTATTTGGTAAAGACATAGAATTGCTTTCTCAAAATCAAAAGGAAGAACTTCAAATAAAGGTCTTTGCTCCCCAGGCTCCGATTTTTAGTTATAAAACGAATACACGTTTTGTTGGTAGCGCATGGGGAAAATTTTATAAACGCGAAATACTGCTAAAAAATAATCTTCGCTTTGCGACAGAAACGATTATCAGCGAAGACGTCCTGTTCAATACGTTGTCTTTAGATAATTTCCAGAGAATTGGCTATACAAAGCGGTGTTTTTATAATTATGAACAAAGTAGTGACTCTGCGCAAAATAGATATCGCCCTAATAGCGACAAGTATTTCATGTTTGTGATTGAAAAAATACAGGAGTGGTTGCAAAATACGGGAAAAGACCAACGCTTTGTTGATGCCGCAAATTGTTTGTTCGTGCACTATTTATTTGGAATACTGAAAGAAGACCTGTTTCATAAGAACAATAGAATGTTTTTTGTTACGAAAGTATCTCTATTAAAGATAATTCTGAATGAAAATTGGTGTACAAAAATACTACAACGTACAAAGAAGGCGTATTTCACCTTATTAGAAATTTTTTTAGTAAATTTGCTCTTAAATAAAAAGTATTGGACTGTGTCAATTTTTTTAACATGCTACTGTAAATTACAGGCTTTCGTCAAGAGGTAATTATGGACTCCCCTTTAATAAGCGTTATTGTCCCTGTATACAATGTAGAACGGTACTTGAAAGTTTGTGTCGACAGCATTATTGGTCAAACATATTTAAACTTGGAAATTATTTTAGTAGACGATGGTTCGCCTGATAAATGTCCTAAGATATGTGATGAATATGCCGAATTTGATAATCGAATAGTAGTCATTCATCAAAAGAACGGGGGGTTGTCTGTAGCGCGAAATGCAGGAATTGATATTGCCAAAGGTGAATTTCTGACTTTCATAGATGGCGACGATTTCGTTGCTAAGAATTATATTGAGTTGTTATTTAATGGTTTGTTAAAATCGGATGCAGATATATCGATTGCTTCATTTTGTGCTTTTGCAGAAGGAAATCCTTTGGAAAAAATGTATGACTTTTTGCCCTTTGTTGAAATGGCAAAAGATGAATGTTTTAAGCGATACGGGTCATTGAAAGCGGAATTGTCAATGCCGTTTATTTCTGCCTGCAATAAAATATACAAGAAAGAATTGTTTAACACAATCAGGTTTCCTGTAGGAAAGTTATATGAAGATGCTTTCATTACTTATAAAATGATTGACAATGCCAAAAAAATAGCCTTTACCCCGTCTAAATTATATTTCTATCGTATAAACCCTCAAAGCATCCTTGGGCAATCCTTTAGAGAGAAACATCTTGAGATGGTAGAAGCTTTTCATGACGGGTTAGACTATTTTTGTCAAAAGGGGGAAGGGGCGATAGCCGAATTTTTTTTGCCGCCGTTGCTGATGCGAGAAATATATTGTTGGTGGGGGACGAAGAAAATTTTGAAAGATGAAAAAATGGCAAAAAAATTATTAAATGACTACAGGAGTCACTGTAAAAAGCTAAAACAATCAAACCTGTTGCTGCTTATCGCATTTAAGTTAATTTCCATTTGTCCATGGCTGTATATCATGTATAGAAAAATCAGTCCAGCTTATTTTGGAGATAGACGATGATTCCAAAGATTGTTCACTATTGTTGGTTGAGTGATGACCCTATGCCAGAAGAATCCATCAGGTATATCAATTCCTGGCATCAACTCTTGCCTGACTATAGATTCATTCTCTGGAACAGGGATAACTTTGATATAGATTCAATACCTTGGGTCAAAGAAGCCTTCAATAGTAAGAAATACGCTTTTGCGGCGGACTTTATTAGGCTTTGGGCAGTCTATAATTATGGGGGGTTTTATTTAGATTCTGATATTGAATTAAAAAGATCCCTTAATAGACTTTTGGAAAGTCATGTTGTCTTTGGTTATGAAAGTCCACAAAAGAATGGTCTCGAAGCAGGTTGCTTTGGTGCCGAGCCAAAAAATCAATTTATCGGGAATTGCTTGTCTTATTACAATAATCGACATTTTATAAGTAACGACGGATCTCTTGATACGAAACCGTTGCCTTCAATAATGAGCAAATTTATTACTTCTGAAATAAAAGAACATGTTTTCTCGTATGATTTTTTTACGGCGATGAATCAAGATACTGGTGCGATTGAAGAAACGTCAAATACTTATGCAATTCACCATTTCGCTGGAAGTTGGCTGAGTGATTTTGAAAAAAAGATTATGACAATGACCTCTTGTATACATAAGATTTTCGGGAGAAATCTGTTCAGTAAAATCGTTTTTATTGTAGGTATATTTGCATTGAGAATAAAAATTTTTGGAGTAAAAAAATCCCTTTCGTACTATCGTCGGCAGTATTTTACGGCAAAAAAAAATACATTAGAACCGATAGTCTCTTTTTTTAGAGATAAATGAAAT
The sequence above is drawn from the Fibrobacter sp. UWR2 genome and encodes:
- a CDS encoding glycosyltransferase family 32 protein, with translation MIPKIVHYCWLSDDPMPEESIRYINSWHQLLPDYRFILWNRDNFDIDSIPWVKEAFNSKKYAFAADFIRLWAVYNYGGFYLDSDIELKRSLNRLLESHVVFGYESPQKNGLEAGCFGAEPKNQFIGNCLSYYNNRHFISNDGSLDTKPLPSIMSKFITSEIKEHVFSYDFFTAMNQDTGAIEETSNTYAIHHFAGSWLSDFEKKIMTMTSCIHKIFGRNLFSKIVFIVGIFALRIKIFGVKKSLSYYRRQYFTAKKNTLEPIVSFFRDK
- a CDS encoding glycosyltransferase family 2 protein; the protein is MCITKVPLISFVVPVYNAERTLHDCVRSLIKQTFGNIEIILVNNCSTDESLGKCNELAKEDERVKVVDIAEKGVSAARNRGIELATGEYIAFVDADDWVDSNVCELFADLNAKYDYDLFCYSAQYHKKSKTTTTYLFGKDIELLSQNQKEELQIKVFAPQAPIFSYKTNTRFVGSAWGKFYKREILLKNNLRFATETIISEDVLFNTLSLDNFQRIGYTKRCFYNYEQSSDSAQNRYRPNSDKYFMFVIEKIQEWLQNTGKDQRFVDAANCLFVHYLFGILKEDLFHKNNRMFFVTKVSLLKIILNENWCTKILQRTKKAYFTLLEIFLVNLLLNKKYWTVSIFLTCYCKLQAFVKR
- a CDS encoding glycosyltransferase family 2 protein, with protein sequence MDSPLISVIVPVYNVERYLKVCVDSIIGQTYLNLEIILVDDGSPDKCPKICDEYAEFDNRIVVIHQKNGGLSVARNAGIDIAKGEFLTFIDGDDFVAKNYIELLFNGLLKSDADISIASFCAFAEGNPLEKMYDFLPFVEMAKDECFKRYGSLKAELSMPFISACNKIYKKELFNTIRFPVGKLYEDAFITYKMIDNAKKIAFTPSKLYFYRINPQSILGQSFREKHLEMVEAFHDGLDYFCQKGEGAIAEFFLPPLLMREIYCWWGTKKILKDEKMAKKLLNDYRSHCKKLKQSNLLLLIAFKLISICPWLYIMYRKISPAYFGDRR